In Eublepharis macularius isolate TG4126 chromosome 4, MPM_Emac_v1.0, whole genome shotgun sequence, the following are encoded in one genomic region:
- the LOC129328973 gene encoding ras-related protein Rab-40B, whose protein sequence is MNHVGSPVKAYDFLLKFLLVGDSDVGKGEILASLENGATESPYGYNMGIDYKTTTILLDGRRIKLQLWDTSGQGRFCTIFRSYSRGAQGVILVYDITNRWSFDGIDRWIKEIDEHAPGVPKILVGNRLHLAFKRQVSTEQAQVYAERLGMTFFEVSPLCNFNITESFTELARIVLMRHGMDRLWRPNKVLSLQDLCCRAIVSCTPVHLVDKLPLPVALRSHLKSFSMANGLNARMMHGRSYSLTASSNNKRNSLKKAKIIRPPQSPPKHCTRNSCKIS, encoded by the exons ATGAACCACGTGGGCAGCCCTGTGAAAGCTTACGACTTCTTGCTGAAATTCCTGCTGGTCGGAGACAGCGACGTGGGCAAAGGGGAGATTCTAGCCAGCCTAGAGAATGGAGCCACGGAGTCGCCCTATGGGTACAACATGG GTATAGATTACAAGACAACAACAATACTTCTGGATGGCCGCCGAATAAAGCTGCAGCTTTG GGACACATCTGGGCAAGGCAGATTCTGCACCATATTTCGTTCTTATTCAAGAGGAGCCCAG GGTGTGATACTGGTATACGACATAACTAATCGATGGTCATTTGATGGTATCGATAGATGGATAAAAGAGATAGATGAG CATGCTCCTGGTGTACCTAAAATCCTAGTTGGCAACCGTCTCCATCTAGCCTTCAAACGGCAGGTATCTACTGAGCAGGCACAAGTATATGCTGAAAGGCTAGGCATGACTTTCTTTGAAGTAAGCCCACTCTGTAACTTCAATATCACAGAGTCCTTTACAGAACTTGCAAGGATAGTGTTAATGAGACATGGAATGGACCGGCTGTGGAGACCAAACAAAG tcctcagtttgcaagatctttGTTGCCGCGCCATAGTTTCATGCACCCCTGTGCATCTTGTCGACAAACTTCCACTTCCTGTTGCCTTAAGAAGCCATCTTAAATCATTCTCTATGGCCAATGGTCTTAATGCTAGGATGATGCATGGTCGTTCCTACTCcctcacagccagcagcaacaacaaaaggaACAGTCTGAAGAAAGCCAAAATCATCCGTCCACCCCAGAGCCCTCCAAAACACTGCACCAGAAACAGCTGTAAAATCTCCTAA